From the Streptomyces sp. NBC_01216 genome, the window GGCGTGCACGAGACGCAGGGGACGCCCCCGGCGGTCCGCCTCGGCGGCGGCCCACAGGACGGCCGCCCGCCCGGAGGGCGAACCGTCGACGCCCACGACGACATGGCCGAGCTCCGGCCGGGCGGGGGTCTCGCTGTTCATGGCTCCTCCTCCGGAGTACGCCCGGGTCCCCGGGCGGCACGCCCGAGGGGCGACACCTCCACGCTGCCACCGCGGCGGGCCGTCCGGGAGGGGCCGATCGGTCCCGATCACGGCCTGCCCGGCCCTGCCGCCGGAAGGCGCGGGACCTCCAGCCTGGTGACAGGCACGTCCCGTCCGGCACGGACCCGGGACGGGGCCCGGCGACTCGACGGAGGAGGCGTGTCATGACAGCCGCGGTCATGGTCGGCATGGACGGTTCGAGGGAGTGCCTCGCCGCGGCGGGGTGGGCGGCGGCGGAGGCGGCGTCCCGGAGGATGCCGCTGAGGCTGGTGCACGTGGCGGAGTGGCCGAGTACTCCGGAGGTGCCCGCGCCGTACGGCCGTGCCGTGGACGAGCGGGCGGGGCGTCTGCTGCGGGTGGCGGCGGACCGCGCCCGGCGTGACCATCCCGGCCTGGAGGTGGTCACGGAACGTGCGCGCGGCCGGGTGGCGGAGGAGCTCACGGCGGCGGCGGACGAGGCGGATCTGACGGTCCTCGGCTCGCGCGGGCTGGGAGGCGTGTGGGGTTTCGTCGTCGGTTCGGTCTCGCTGTCCGTCGTCGGCTCGGCGCGACGGCCGGTCGTCCTGGTACGCGCCGACGACGGCCACGTGGTGTCCGAGGACGGGATCGTGGCGGGCGTCGACATCGACCAGCCCTGCGAGGCCCTGCTGGCGTTCTCGTTCGACGAGGCCGCCCGGACCGGCATGCCGCTGAGATGTGTCCACAGCCGGACGCTTCCCGCCCCGTACGGCTACGCGGCCGTCGTGGACCCGGAGATCGGCGAGGAACTGCGCGGTCGTCTCCTCGGGGTACTGGACGAGCTGCTGGAACCGTGGCGGAAGCGGTACGGGGAGGTGAAGGTGGCGGCCGAGGTGGTGGTGGGCCCGGCTGCCTACCAGCTGGTCGAGGCGTCGCAGACCGCCCGGCTCGTCGTCGTCGGGCGCCGCAGCCGCCGGCTCCGGCTCGGTCCGCGTCCGGGCCATGTCGCCCACGCGGTCCTCCACCACAGCCCCGCGCCGGTCGCCGTGGTCCCGTCGGCCTGAGCACCTCGCGCCCTTCCCGGTCCGTCGCCGGGCCGTCACGGTCGGTGGGGGCCGACCGCGCGCGTCGGCGGGGAGGTCACGGCCGGGGAGCGGGCTCCGCGGGTGGTGGGTCGGTCGGGCCGAGGGGCGGGAGATGCCGGACCCTCGCGTCGGGGCCGGGGAACACCAGTGTCACCCGCCCCGTGTCGGACCATCGGACGTCGTAGGGCGGTGTGCCGTCGGCATGGTGCAGTCCGACGATCTCACCGTCCCGCCCCACGTCGCCGACCGTGGCGCCCCCCACGATCAACCGGTCGCCGAGACGGGCCCACAGCCCGGCGCGGGGACGCTCCTGACCGTGCTGTCGTGCTCCGGTCGCCGTCATGGTCCTCGCCTCCCGGCCCGGGGGTCCGGCCGCGGCCCTGCCGCGGTCGCCGTTCTCACGTCTCCACGGTGCCCCCGGCCGGCCGGTCCCGACAGGGGCCAACTGTCCCCGAAGGGGACCGTTCGGCACTGCCCGGGGCCGGCGCTTCGCAGGAAGGTGGCACAGGACGGCGGGAGCCGTCGGGCGTCGCGTCCCGTGGAGGAGGACCGTCATGGAGCACCACGGGACGGCGTGGTGCCGGCGCACGGGCGGGCCCCCTCC encodes:
- a CDS encoding universal stress protein, whose product is MTAAVMVGMDGSRECLAAAGWAAAEAASRRMPLRLVHVAEWPSTPEVPAPYGRAVDERAGRLLRVAADRARRDHPGLEVVTERARGRVAEELTAAADEADLTVLGSRGLGGVWGFVVGSVSLSVVGSARRPVVLVRADDGHVVSEDGIVAGVDIDQPCEALLAFSFDEAARTGMPLRCVHSRTLPAPYGYAAVVDPEIGEELRGRLLGVLDELLEPWRKRYGEVKVAAEVVVGPAAYQLVEASQTARLVVVGRRSRRLRLGPRPGHVAHAVLHHSPAPVAVVPSA